From one Oncorhynchus keta strain PuntledgeMale-10-30-2019 chromosome 30, Oket_V2, whole genome shotgun sequence genomic stretch:
- the LOC118376627 gene encoding lipoyltransferase 1, mitochondrial-like — protein sequence MILRTFSNLCVQSQACFRSARAKSTLSAVIDETGKSGLILKSLSTDIFENLALEDWIHNNVDLQNRNMLFLWSNAPAVVIGRHQNPWQECNLQVMRQKGIPLARRRSGGGTVFHDLGNVNLTFFTSKKNYDRHRNLQVVTSALKGLRPDMDVRATERFDILLNGQHKISGTAAKLGRTAAYHHCTLLCSADRALLSAVLKPTCQGIKSNATQSVPSPVKNLLDEDPTLDCDTIMDSVASQYNTEFGFSSPVTLVDPSDELSLPGIQRMARELLAWEWTFGRTPKFSICTTFELKNDTSICNATLNMDIKNGIIETCDIEVPSDWLPVELSREFSLHLIGGKLCPYETSVIAAELLRTIPQNKELERKMFNLCRRVVFMM from the coding sequence ATGATTTTAAGAACATTCTCGAATTTGTGCGTACAATCCCAAGCCTGTTTTCGATCGGCTCGAGCCAAGAGCACATTGTCAGCTGTCATTGACGAGACTGGTAAGTCAGGACTTATCCTCAAATCTTTGTCAACAGACATATTTGAAAACTTAGCATTGGAGGACTGGATACACAATAATGTTGACCTCCAAAACCGGAATATGCTCTTCTTATGGAGTAATGCCCCAGCGGTGGTGATAGGGAGACATCAGAACCCGTGGCAAGAATGCAACCTTCAGGTCATGAGACAGAAAGGGATACCGCTCGCCAGGCGACGCAGTGGGGGCGGGACTGTATTCCACGATTTAGGAAATGTCAATTTGACTTTCTTCACCTCCAAGAAAAACTATGACCGTCACAGGAATCTCCAAGTTGTGACAAGTGCTCTGAAAGGACTCAGGCCAGACATGGATGTACGTGCAACAGAGAGGTTTGACATCTTGCTGAATGGTCAACACAAGATTTCAGGAACCGCTGCTAAATTGGGAAGGACAGCAGCTTACCATCACTGCACCCTGCTGTGTTCGGCTGACAGGGCACTGCTGTCCGCAGTGCTGAAACCGACCTGCCAGGGTATCAAGAGCAATGCAACGCAAAGCGTGCCATCCCCTGTGAAAAACCTGCTGGATGAGGACCCGACGTTGGACTGTGACACTATCATGGATTCAGTGGCATCCCAGTACAACACAGAGTTTGGTTTCAGCAGCCCTGTAACACTTGTGGACCCAAGTGATGAGCTGTCCTTGCCTGGTATCCAAAGAATGGCCCGTGAACTGTTGGCATGGGAGTGGACATTTGGAAGGACTCCTAAGTTCAGTATCTGTACGACGTTTGAGTTGAAAAATGACACATCTATCTGCAATGCAACTCTAAACATGGACATCAAAAATGGCATTATAGAAACTTGTGACATTGAGGTTCCCTCGGACTGGCTACCTGTGGAGTTGTCTCGAGAGTTCTCCTTACACCTGATAGGTGGGAAATTATGTCCCTACGAGACATCAGTAATCGCAGCAGAATTGCTGAGGACAATCCCACAAAATAAAGAACTTGAAAGAAAGATGTTTAATCTGTGCCGAAGAGTTGTCTTCATGATGTGA
- the LOC118376624 gene encoding testis-specific gene 10 protein-like isoform X2, with the protein MSQDSESADTEPIELETQLNPTVEQNQEQDLQALLDQLHQERDSLNRLVQKLSLTEREQVLFTEPGSRGKRGSRLDSFLRSVEEERDYYRQEADSLRRMLRGRCSCSPCRGHLQSRSPTRQSPVKGGSYDSELIRVLRERDEMQNMLDKYERHLSEIQANVRVLTADRDKTSMHYQQAQQEVASLRREVLKSKSSRAAKSSVTVSAQSILKRVEAERDEAKVDLHRMSTERDSLRERLKISQETAISERAHLEQRVEDLQTAILTLEHERGDQKSRLALMRESMMGLEEEVHTLGRKLTAAEDEHSRTRNECVMLRLSNSETQNALSDSQRRLTSRIGELQNSQERNKLLDEKNDSLLRQMSGLREEVSSLQSTITDLDQRRDSLQEQLENKTDLLNSAHNQLDDKEKTIRNLRLSIEDLETSAESVREELAGRERELEALRRRLGDAEEELGALAKVNDSTLRENAQLQEKLDMSRLNNQALELNSEDSAQEVNELQRKVQDYVADISRIENLLSTKERECREHQEARRRASAQAESWEGQARQAEGSISELRLELMSSDMERRRLKEKVEALEASLQEALSAERSCSSQVSQLNRSLLHTEEQLRQAQGEHTTTQTDLEKTRELCVKLDSSKEAVQCELELLRKQLSSERLSMKSLESMLVSTREKELHRQLSSQERHTEIQLLRDKLTAADSKASSQRREVATLSTRSAQLEADLDMTKRRLSTERFERERAVQELRRQGLSSSSSGLHPSSPHLRRSLSPSRPLWSTPDHLARERSPERSLGFKDLYD; encoded by the exons ATGTCTCAGGATAGCGAGTCAGCAGACACTGAACCAATAGAACTTGAGACCCAGCTGAACCCCACAGTAGAGCAGAATCAGGAGCAGGACCTGCAGGCCTTACTGGACCAGTTGCACCAGGAGAGAGACAGTCTGAACAGACTGGTGCAGAAGCTCAGCCTCACAG agagagagcaggtccTGTTCACAGAGCCAGGCAGCAGGGGGAAACGTGGCTCTCGTCTGGACAGCTTCTTGCGGagcgtggaggaggagagggactacTACAGACAGGAAGCAGACAGCCTGAGGAGGATGCTGAGGGGCAGGTGCTCCTGTAGCCCCTGTCGGGGGCACCTCCAGAGCCGCAGCCCCACCCGCCAGTCCCCTGTCAAG GGGGGCAGCTATGATTCTGAGCTGATCCGGGTCTTGAGAGAGCGGGACGAGATGCAGAACATGCTGGATAAGTATGAGCGCCACCTGTCAGAGATCCAGGCCAACGTGAGAGTTCTGACTGCCGACAGAGACAAGACCAGCATGCACTACCAGCAG GCCCAGCAGGAGGTAGCGTCGCTGCGTCGCGAGGTATTGAAATCCAAGTCGTCACGCGCAGCTAAGAGCAGTGTCACTGTGTCGGCTCAGAGCATCCTGAAGCGCGTGGAGGCGGAGAGAGACGAGGCCAAGGTCGACCTCCACCGTATGAGCACAGAGAGGGACAGTCTGAGGGAGAGACTCAAG ATCTCTCAGGAGACAGCCATCAGTGAGAGGGCTCATCTGGAGCAGAGGGTGGAGGACCTGCAGACAGCCATTCTCACT CTGGAGCATGAGCGGGGCGACCAGAAGAGCCGTCTTGCCCTGATGAGGGAGTCCATGATGGGGCTGGAGGAGGAGGTCCACACCCTGGGCAGGAAGCTGACCGCTGCTGAGGACGAACACAGCAGGACCAGGAACGAGTGTGTCATGCTGAG ACTGTCCAACAGTGAGACACAGAACGCCCTGAGTGACAGCCAGCGCAGACTGACCTCCCGCATCGGAGAACTACAGAACTCCCAGGAGAGGAACAAACTGCTGGACGAGAAGAACG ACTCTCTACTGAGGCAGATGTCTGGTCTAAGAGAGGAGGTGAGCAGTCTACAGTCCACCATCACTGACCTGGACCAGAGGAGAGACTCCCTGCAGGAGCAGCTGGAGAACAAGACTGACCTCCTTAACTCAGCCCACAACCAGCTGGACGACAAA GAGAAAACCATCAGGAATCTCAGGTTGTCCATTGAGGATCTGGAGACATCAGCAGA GAGTGTTCGTGAGGAGCTGGCAGGGCGGGAGAGGGAGCTGGAGGCTTTGAGGAGGAGGCTGGGGGATGCGGAGGAGGAGTTGGGGGCTTTGGCCAAGGTGAATGATTCCACCCTGAGGGAGAATGCTCAACTCCAAGAGAAACTGGACATGAGCCGCCTCAACAACCAG GCCCTGGAGCTGAATTCTGAGGACTCTGCCCAGGAGGTGAATGAGCTGCAGAGGAAGGTACAGGACTATGTGGCTGACATCTCCCGCATCGAGAACCTGCTGTCCACCAAG gAGCGGGAGTGCAGGGAACACCAGGAGGCTCGGCGGCGTGCGTCGGCCCAGGCCGAGAGCTGGGAGGGGCAGGCGCGGCAGGCGGAGGGGAGCATCAGcgagctgaggctggagctgatgtcctcagacatggagAGGCGCAGACTCAAGGAGAAGGTGGAGGCTCTGGAGGCCAGTCTGCAGGAG GCGTTGTCTGCAGAGCGGAGCTGCAGCAGCCAGGTGTCTCAGCTCAACAGGAGTCTGCTGCACACTGAGGAGCAGTTGAGACAGGCCCAGGGGGAACACACCACCACTCAGACTGACCTAGAGAAGACCAGGGAGCTCTGTGTCAAACTGGACTCCAGCAAGGAGGCT gTGCAGTGTGAGCTGGAGCTGCTCAGGAAGCAGCTGTCCAGTGAGCGTCTGAGCATGAAGAGCCTGGAATCCATGCTGGTGTCCACCAGGGAGAAGGAGCTACACCGACAGCTCAGCTCCCAGGAGAGACACACCGAGATCCAGCTGCTCAGGGACAAACTCACCGCGGCCGACAGCAAGGC gagCTCTCAGCGTAGAGAGGTGGCTACATTGAGTACTCGTTCGGCACAGCTAGAGGCTGACCTGGACATGACCAAAAGACGGCTATCTACTGAGCGGTTTGAGAG ggAGAGGGCAGTGCAGGAGCTGCGTCGTCAGGGTCTGTCGTCATCGTCCTCTGGCCtgcatccctcctcccctcacctgcGTCGCTCCCTCAGCCCCAGCAGGCCCCTGTGGTCCACCCCAGACCACCTGGCCAGAGAGAGATCCCCAGAGAG gAGCCTGGGGTTCAAGGACCTCTACGACTga
- the LOC118376624 gene encoding testis-specific gene 10 protein-like isoform X3, which translates to MLRGRCSCSPCRGHLQSRSPTRQSPVKGGSYDSELIRVLRERDEMQNMLDKYERHLSEIQANVRVLTADRDKTSMHYQQAQQEVASLRREVLKSKSSRAAKSSVTVSAQSILKRVEAERDEAKVDLHRMSTERDSLRERLKISQETAISERAHLEQRVEDLQTAILTLEHERGDQKSRLALMRESMMGLEEEVHTLGRKLTAAEDEHSRTRNECVMLRLSNSETQNALSDSQRRLTSRIGELQNSQERNKLLDEKNDSLLRQMSGLREEVSSLQSTITDLDQRRDSLQEQLENKTDLLNSAHNQLDDKEKTIRNLRLSIEDLETSAESVREELAGRERELEALRRRLGDAEEELGALAKVNDSTLRENAQLQEKLDMSRLNNQALELNSEDSAQEVNELQRKVQDYVADISRIENLLSTKERECREHQEARRRASAQAESWEGQARQAEGSISELRLELMSSDMERRRLKEKVEALEASLQEALSAERSCSSQVSQLNRSLLHTEEQLRQAQGEHTTTQTDLEKTRELCVKLDSSKEAVQCELELLRKQLSSERLSMKSLESMLVSTREKELHRQLSSQERHTEIQLLRDKLTAADSKASSQRREVATLSTRSAQLEADLDMTKRRLSTERFERERAVQELRRQGLSSSSSGLHPSSPHLRRSLSPSRPLWSTPDHLARERSPERSLGFKDLYD; encoded by the exons ATGCTGAGGGGCAGGTGCTCCTGTAGCCCCTGTCGGGGGCACCTCCAGAGCCGCAGCCCCACCCGCCAGTCCCCTGTCAAG GGGGGCAGCTATGATTCTGAGCTGATCCGGGTCTTGAGAGAGCGGGACGAGATGCAGAACATGCTGGATAAGTATGAGCGCCACCTGTCAGAGATCCAGGCCAACGTGAGAGTTCTGACTGCCGACAGAGACAAGACCAGCATGCACTACCAGCAG GCCCAGCAGGAGGTAGCGTCGCTGCGTCGCGAGGTATTGAAATCCAAGTCGTCACGCGCAGCTAAGAGCAGTGTCACTGTGTCGGCTCAGAGCATCCTGAAGCGCGTGGAGGCGGAGAGAGACGAGGCCAAGGTCGACCTCCACCGTATGAGCACAGAGAGGGACAGTCTGAGGGAGAGACTCAAG ATCTCTCAGGAGACAGCCATCAGTGAGAGGGCTCATCTGGAGCAGAGGGTGGAGGACCTGCAGACAGCCATTCTCACT CTGGAGCATGAGCGGGGCGACCAGAAGAGCCGTCTTGCCCTGATGAGGGAGTCCATGATGGGGCTGGAGGAGGAGGTCCACACCCTGGGCAGGAAGCTGACCGCTGCTGAGGACGAACACAGCAGGACCAGGAACGAGTGTGTCATGCTGAG ACTGTCCAACAGTGAGACACAGAACGCCCTGAGTGACAGCCAGCGCAGACTGACCTCCCGCATCGGAGAACTACAGAACTCCCAGGAGAGGAACAAACTGCTGGACGAGAAGAACG ACTCTCTACTGAGGCAGATGTCTGGTCTAAGAGAGGAGGTGAGCAGTCTACAGTCCACCATCACTGACCTGGACCAGAGGAGAGACTCCCTGCAGGAGCAGCTGGAGAACAAGACTGACCTCCTTAACTCAGCCCACAACCAGCTGGACGACAAA GAGAAAACCATCAGGAATCTCAGGTTGTCCATTGAGGATCTGGAGACATCAGCAGA GAGTGTTCGTGAGGAGCTGGCAGGGCGGGAGAGGGAGCTGGAGGCTTTGAGGAGGAGGCTGGGGGATGCGGAGGAGGAGTTGGGGGCTTTGGCCAAGGTGAATGATTCCACCCTGAGGGAGAATGCTCAACTCCAAGAGAAACTGGACATGAGCCGCCTCAACAACCAG GCCCTGGAGCTGAATTCTGAGGACTCTGCCCAGGAGGTGAATGAGCTGCAGAGGAAGGTACAGGACTATGTGGCTGACATCTCCCGCATCGAGAACCTGCTGTCCACCAAG gAGCGGGAGTGCAGGGAACACCAGGAGGCTCGGCGGCGTGCGTCGGCCCAGGCCGAGAGCTGGGAGGGGCAGGCGCGGCAGGCGGAGGGGAGCATCAGcgagctgaggctggagctgatgtcctcagacatggagAGGCGCAGACTCAAGGAGAAGGTGGAGGCTCTGGAGGCCAGTCTGCAGGAG GCGTTGTCTGCAGAGCGGAGCTGCAGCAGCCAGGTGTCTCAGCTCAACAGGAGTCTGCTGCACACTGAGGAGCAGTTGAGACAGGCCCAGGGGGAACACACCACCACTCAGACTGACCTAGAGAAGACCAGGGAGCTCTGTGTCAAACTGGACTCCAGCAAGGAGGCT gTGCAGTGTGAGCTGGAGCTGCTCAGGAAGCAGCTGTCCAGTGAGCGTCTGAGCATGAAGAGCCTGGAATCCATGCTGGTGTCCACCAGGGAGAAGGAGCTACACCGACAGCTCAGCTCCCAGGAGAGACACACCGAGATCCAGCTGCTCAGGGACAAACTCACCGCGGCCGACAGCAAGGC gagCTCTCAGCGTAGAGAGGTGGCTACATTGAGTACTCGTTCGGCACAGCTAGAGGCTGACCTGGACATGACCAAAAGACGGCTATCTACTGAGCGGTTTGAGAG ggAGAGGGCAGTGCAGGAGCTGCGTCGTCAGGGTCTGTCGTCATCGTCCTCTGGCCtgcatccctcctcccctcacctgcGTCGCTCCCTCAGCCCCAGCAGGCCCCTGTGGTCCACCCCAGACCACCTGGCCAGAGAGAGATCCCCAGAGAG gAGCCTGGGGTTCAAGGACCTCTACGACTga
- the LOC118376624 gene encoding testis-specific gene 10 protein-like isoform X1, whose translation MQRHKENSIINSLHLPSTLASGFWAMSQDSESADTEPIELETQLNPTVEQNQEQDLQALLDQLHQERDSLNRLVQKLSLTEREQVLFTEPGSRGKRGSRLDSFLRSVEEERDYYRQEADSLRRMLRGRCSCSPCRGHLQSRSPTRQSPVKGGSYDSELIRVLRERDEMQNMLDKYERHLSEIQANVRVLTADRDKTSMHYQQAQQEVASLRREVLKSKSSRAAKSSVTVSAQSILKRVEAERDEAKVDLHRMSTERDSLRERLKISQETAISERAHLEQRVEDLQTAILTLEHERGDQKSRLALMRESMMGLEEEVHTLGRKLTAAEDEHSRTRNECVMLRLSNSETQNALSDSQRRLTSRIGELQNSQERNKLLDEKNDSLLRQMSGLREEVSSLQSTITDLDQRRDSLQEQLENKTDLLNSAHNQLDDKEKTIRNLRLSIEDLETSAESVREELAGRERELEALRRRLGDAEEELGALAKVNDSTLRENAQLQEKLDMSRLNNQALELNSEDSAQEVNELQRKVQDYVADISRIENLLSTKERECREHQEARRRASAQAESWEGQARQAEGSISELRLELMSSDMERRRLKEKVEALEASLQEALSAERSCSSQVSQLNRSLLHTEEQLRQAQGEHTTTQTDLEKTRELCVKLDSSKEAVQCELELLRKQLSSERLSMKSLESMLVSTREKELHRQLSSQERHTEIQLLRDKLTAADSKASSQRREVATLSTRSAQLEADLDMTKRRLSTERFERERAVQELRRQGLSSSSSGLHPSSPHLRRSLSPSRPLWSTPDHLARERSPERSLGFKDLYD comes from the exons ATGCAGAG GCATAAAGAAAATAGTATAATCAATAGCCTACATTTACCATCCACCCTGGCTTCTGGGTTCTGGGCTATGTCTCAGGATAGCGAGTCAGCAGACACTGAACCAATAGAACTTGAGACCCAGCTGAACCCCACAGTAGAGCAGAATCAGGAGCAGGACCTGCAGGCCTTACTGGACCAGTTGCACCAGGAGAGAGACAGTCTGAACAGACTGGTGCAGAAGCTCAGCCTCACAG agagagagcaggtccTGTTCACAGAGCCAGGCAGCAGGGGGAAACGTGGCTCTCGTCTGGACAGCTTCTTGCGGagcgtggaggaggagagggactacTACAGACAGGAAGCAGACAGCCTGAGGAGGATGCTGAGGGGCAGGTGCTCCTGTAGCCCCTGTCGGGGGCACCTCCAGAGCCGCAGCCCCACCCGCCAGTCCCCTGTCAAG GGGGGCAGCTATGATTCTGAGCTGATCCGGGTCTTGAGAGAGCGGGACGAGATGCAGAACATGCTGGATAAGTATGAGCGCCACCTGTCAGAGATCCAGGCCAACGTGAGAGTTCTGACTGCCGACAGAGACAAGACCAGCATGCACTACCAGCAG GCCCAGCAGGAGGTAGCGTCGCTGCGTCGCGAGGTATTGAAATCCAAGTCGTCACGCGCAGCTAAGAGCAGTGTCACTGTGTCGGCTCAGAGCATCCTGAAGCGCGTGGAGGCGGAGAGAGACGAGGCCAAGGTCGACCTCCACCGTATGAGCACAGAGAGGGACAGTCTGAGGGAGAGACTCAAG ATCTCTCAGGAGACAGCCATCAGTGAGAGGGCTCATCTGGAGCAGAGGGTGGAGGACCTGCAGACAGCCATTCTCACT CTGGAGCATGAGCGGGGCGACCAGAAGAGCCGTCTTGCCCTGATGAGGGAGTCCATGATGGGGCTGGAGGAGGAGGTCCACACCCTGGGCAGGAAGCTGACCGCTGCTGAGGACGAACACAGCAGGACCAGGAACGAGTGTGTCATGCTGAG ACTGTCCAACAGTGAGACACAGAACGCCCTGAGTGACAGCCAGCGCAGACTGACCTCCCGCATCGGAGAACTACAGAACTCCCAGGAGAGGAACAAACTGCTGGACGAGAAGAACG ACTCTCTACTGAGGCAGATGTCTGGTCTAAGAGAGGAGGTGAGCAGTCTACAGTCCACCATCACTGACCTGGACCAGAGGAGAGACTCCCTGCAGGAGCAGCTGGAGAACAAGACTGACCTCCTTAACTCAGCCCACAACCAGCTGGACGACAAA GAGAAAACCATCAGGAATCTCAGGTTGTCCATTGAGGATCTGGAGACATCAGCAGA GAGTGTTCGTGAGGAGCTGGCAGGGCGGGAGAGGGAGCTGGAGGCTTTGAGGAGGAGGCTGGGGGATGCGGAGGAGGAGTTGGGGGCTTTGGCCAAGGTGAATGATTCCACCCTGAGGGAGAATGCTCAACTCCAAGAGAAACTGGACATGAGCCGCCTCAACAACCAG GCCCTGGAGCTGAATTCTGAGGACTCTGCCCAGGAGGTGAATGAGCTGCAGAGGAAGGTACAGGACTATGTGGCTGACATCTCCCGCATCGAGAACCTGCTGTCCACCAAG gAGCGGGAGTGCAGGGAACACCAGGAGGCTCGGCGGCGTGCGTCGGCCCAGGCCGAGAGCTGGGAGGGGCAGGCGCGGCAGGCGGAGGGGAGCATCAGcgagctgaggctggagctgatgtcctcagacatggagAGGCGCAGACTCAAGGAGAAGGTGGAGGCTCTGGAGGCCAGTCTGCAGGAG GCGTTGTCTGCAGAGCGGAGCTGCAGCAGCCAGGTGTCTCAGCTCAACAGGAGTCTGCTGCACACTGAGGAGCAGTTGAGACAGGCCCAGGGGGAACACACCACCACTCAGACTGACCTAGAGAAGACCAGGGAGCTCTGTGTCAAACTGGACTCCAGCAAGGAGGCT gTGCAGTGTGAGCTGGAGCTGCTCAGGAAGCAGCTGTCCAGTGAGCGTCTGAGCATGAAGAGCCTGGAATCCATGCTGGTGTCCACCAGGGAGAAGGAGCTACACCGACAGCTCAGCTCCCAGGAGAGACACACCGAGATCCAGCTGCTCAGGGACAAACTCACCGCGGCCGACAGCAAGGC gagCTCTCAGCGTAGAGAGGTGGCTACATTGAGTACTCGTTCGGCACAGCTAGAGGCTGACCTGGACATGACCAAAAGACGGCTATCTACTGAGCGGTTTGAGAG ggAGAGGGCAGTGCAGGAGCTGCGTCGTCAGGGTCTGTCGTCATCGTCCTCTGGCCtgcatccctcctcccctcacctgcGTCGCTCCCTCAGCCCCAGCAGGCCCCTGTGGTCCACCCCAGACCACCTGGCCAGAGAGAGATCCCCAGAGAG gAGCCTGGGGTTCAAGGACCTCTACGACTga